From the genome of Neomonachus schauinslandi chromosome 1, ASM220157v2, whole genome shotgun sequence:
GTCATGAGGCAGTTCGATATCAAAATGTAATTTGAATATGTTCTATTTCAGTTTGGAGAAGAGACAGATCAATTGAAATAGAGTCAAAAGGTACAAGGAGATCTTGGAGAATTGAAAactcagtctctttctctttatGGTTTCAAGATCTCTAATGTCTGCTGATTTCTGCTCTTCAgtcttctgtgtgtctgtctcatttttgtttttcttctacagATAAACTCTCTTGGTCCTTCTTGCCCATGGTTTAATTTGTGGCCCCTGCCCATTCCCCACATCAAATGGTAGCCTTTGTCCTTGATTCTTCATCAACTGCAAGCTCTCTCAGTTAATTAATGTACTTTCTCTTTACCTAAATTAAGAACTCCTAGAAAATAGAATCTCACTGGTCCAGTTTGGAGAACTAGGATATAACAAATTTCACATTGCTCTTTTAGACCatggcatatatttttaagtggaaatcaacaatgaagaaataataacaatgtaataaaatattgaagTTCAGTAAGATATGGGCAGATTAATGGGGTAGATTTGTGACAGCTAAACTTTGTTTAGTAGAAGGTgaaaacaacctttttttttttactcttgtaAATGAGCTCTTATTCATTGCTGCCAGATAGATTTCTTTTCTCACAATTGACCCAACATTCCacatttaattctgttttcatgcGATTTCTTTCTATGTTTCATACCTCTTTCTGGAAGCTACTCTAATGAATTTACCAAATGTTTTAGTATGTCTGTGATAATTAATTAGCATTTTAATATgccatttaattttctaattgtgTCACACATATTTACTACTTACCATATATTCATATGTGTGTACCTGGTCACACCTACACAATTATAGAATCTCGAAGTTTTAATGTTTCTCATACTTATTTATCAAAAACCATAGCCACATTATGAAATTCTGTAATTAGAGCCTAATGCTAGTCTCTTGTGGCAAGAGGTCAAACACTATTCTTCAAAATCCCAGAGGAAGTTTAGGGCTGAAACTATAGCTGTGGTTCAATAAAAAATTGTGGTCAAATTATAGGAAGGTACTACATATGCTGGTCCCAGAATGGTTTCAGAGTATTTACTTCCATACCTTTGTTGATAAAACATGTGAAAGATTAGAACCAAAAACACCTATGATTTATTGAGGGCtcacttataaaaataaactgatgATGGATGAAAAGCAAACTTCTAACTGAATATTcaactttaaattttacttacCTGGGTTGAATCATCTTAATTTCAGACATGCAAAATGTAAATTAATCTGAGGTTAAGTTCTTCACTATCtgtttttttcaaaaggaaatgcaGTAATCAGAGATCTTCTCATTTGTAACCATTAGACATCACAAAATCTGGTTGAGTtgcaaagaaaataaggaaaagacacaaaaggagaatatttttattataacttatATAATTTGAGAAATTAAGTAGACTGTGAATGATTAGAAAACAAATAGATTTTTCTGAGTAAAAGAATAGACTAACAAGTATTTAACTATTCTCTTGTGATGCAATTCAGGAACTAGTataacaaaaatttgaaaaattttaaagaagtgaaatgcagattttatccattttattagaTTATAATTGCTCAAGTGataggtaaataaatacaaaagcaataaatattgttatattACTGCTTTTCTCATAAGgaattctaacatttaaaaaactacaacatttgtttcataaatggaattgtatGCAATGCTACTCAATGTGGGGTCAATAGATCAGCTGCCAGACCATAGGCTAATTGTTACTATAccaggatggggaaaaaaaaaaatgcactgccTTCATTGAGAAAgtcttgctattaaaaaaaaataaaataaaacatcattgtGAGCTTAATAATAGAGATGATTTCCTTTTTGTCACAAACCCCTTCATCAAATTGTAGATGATCTCTTTGTACTTAATTTTGTTGATGATGAataataactatatataaatGAACACCTTACTTGTACACTTTTTTGTACAATTTGTAGTAAGGCAGATATAAAAAATAGCACAGCTTTGCTTGTATATTCAAaatctctatagttttgtcttaTGGATCAGAATTACTAACAAatgttctccttttttgtttatcAGAGCATATATGTTGCCTTCATTTTGTAAGACAGttttactggatatagaatttttgATTGacgttttttcctttcagcattttgtcATTCCATTGCTacctgtcctttcttttttctgatgagaagtcaatGGTAAGTCATATTTTTGCTAATTTTCCATAGGTGGCTGAATCACCTTTCCCTTACAGCTTTAATAATCTCTTTGTCTTCCAGCAGTTTGTTATTGTTGGTCTGgctattgatatatttttatatctcctACATGAAGTTAAATagaatcaaatttggaaaatgtttaacCATGAATtctgcaaagttttttttttgtattttttctcctctctctccttagGAAATTCATTACACATTCATCGGTATGTTTGATGTTGTCCCACAtatctctgttcatttttatttaatgtggggtttttttgcaaTCTGTCTTTTatattggataatttctattgatctgtttttttttgtttgttttgtttttaaagtcaaaatgagtattttaatttagtttcagAAAAAGATGTCACAtgaatttggattaaaaaaaaggtttgtttATCCAGAAATGCAGGGAAAAGAAATAACCCTTAATAGGTTCAATGATAATTTTCTGGATCTTCCTTTTGCCTTGAAAACTATATCTTTTCCCCAAAGCACCTACTTCAAAAATCACCTGACCCTGTTTATCTCCCTCTGGCTGGAACAGGCTAattcccctccaccccatccctcttcTTTCAGTCATATTGTGTGGGTGCCGAAGACTCTGGGCTCTGACCAATGAACAGAACTGTCCTTTAAGCTAGCAACCCACAGGCAGTGGCACCCAAAGCCCCACTCCCAGTCCCCATGGCAGAGACCACAGAGCTGGCATTTGTTTTCACTGTCTCAGGATGAGGAGCCAAAAGCTGACCATCAGCACAAATCAATGCCGAAtatggagagagaatgagggcTCCTAGATCCAGAGTAGGCTGCAAGCTGGGGCAGGAAAAGAGAATTTTTGAGTCATCCCATCTTTAGAAACAAGGGGGAAACGGGATCATTTTCCACTGCTATGGTCCTATTAGCTACTCTACTGCTACTGAGCTCCAAGGTGATGTGCAAGCTCAAAAGGCTCTGAATAAATCAGGAGAACTTTGCCCTGGCTGGAGAAGGGAGTAACATAGGAAGAGAGGTCAATGAATCATTTATAGGAAGACCAGTGATGGGAACTTCAGCTCTTAACATGGCTGTCAGCCCTGAAAAGGACAATCCAGTAAGAACCGAGACAACCACTCCAGACTGGTGTAGCTGGGGAATCTTCAGGCCTTTCCCTAGGTCCCACACCAAGTGTTTGATCCCATTCCAGGTGTGATACATGAGAGGGAAGACAAGTGCAGATTTGGCTGTGTAGATCAGTGATCTCCCCAGACACAGGAACTTTACAAGTTCCAAATGAGATTGAAAGGTCCCCAGAGCCAAGAGGGCCAACAAGCCAGAAAGGGAGACCCCTGTACTCAAGGCCATACCAGTACCACAGTGGCAAATGTATATTGCCATGGGAAGAGATCAACTGTAGATAGTGATATGCGGAGACAGAAGACAGTTTAAACTAGTATTCTTTTTCCAGAACTTCTCCATCCCTTCTGTGGCTGTAGTTCCCAAAGGAACAGCATTTCTGATACAGAACCTAGGACTAAAATGGGCACAGAGGCAATGACAGCCAACATGTCTCAACAAGAGTGCAGCCATCTTCTCTACTGATCTACTTTTAAATAAACTGATTCATGCTTTTGCGTATCTGTTCTGCTTTTAAATCCATCTAGTCAATGTCTTTCCATTATTTTGGTTAGTACATACTtaaattctagaattttctttttttacatagtTTGTGTTTCTCTGCTGGAAGTCCTTTTGACAAACCACtataatcatattttttctttaacttcttagtatggttttctttaattcctttaacatatttataaaagcatCTATGAAGTCTCCTAAATCCAACATATTGATCCACTTAGAGACATTTTCTACTGACTGCTTTTTTCTTGACTATGGGTcaatttttctgtgtctttgtatgccttgtaatttttgttgttgttgaaaattgGACAATGTTAGATAAAATAACGTAACAACTTCagactctttatttttcttacctgaagttttattttttatgtgttttttgtgACTTAAATTTATTGAATCTTTCCCCACATGGTATGCAGGTATTAATGTCACTGAtcgttttttgttgttattattttcacACTGGTTAGTTAGAAGTTGCCCCAGTGACTGAATGGATTAGTTGTCAGATAGCTGAgtatttttccccctcaaataTCTTGAGATTGTAAGTCTTCCTTTTCTGACAGAAGATTTTTATGTGGATTGGAGAGAGTGTTCCTGTGATCAGTTAATTTTCAAGTCCATCTGaggcttttacttttttctgtgtCCTCTTGGGTTTTCCCTGTTTGTATGCAAAGTTCCCAAATTAGTGAGAGATGTATGCAGAACTTCCTCAGttcttctttagttttcttaGTTTTACTAGGTCTccattaattttttgtttttgttttgttttgtttttgccactcGGGACATAGAGATTTATGCTTTACCGTGTGCCACTTACTGAGattgaaaatatggaaaacagaGTTATGTAACCTTTAACAGATGTTTTGATATtattaaaaaaccaaactcatatcTGAGTTCTTTAGGTCAGTAACAGTctcattttactttcaaacttTAAGGACATTTgggggggcagtgagggggaGACATGATTAGATTGGAATAGTCTGAGCCTTGATTCTGAAAGAGCTAAATTTGAATCTTGGCTGCCAAGCTTACTTAATGTAGGAAAATAGTCTCCTGGCTCCAGTTTCTTTTCGCTTATGTCAGTGATTTACAAAGCCTGAATGTTAGGTTATAAATGAGgtttaaattaaatgatttaagtAAAGCAATTatcagatttttaagaaaaaatgctACACCCCATTTGACACATTATTATGAACAAGCATATTAATTTGCTGATTCCATTTAGAGTGCAGGTTTACTAAATTATGTGCAtgaattacataaaatttttatcaGCATGGTACAGCCATTGGTAACTTTCTGACTTACCTCtccccagtcttttttttctggGTGTCTCTTGACATCAAGAACTAAGGGTTCTTCATTCTCCCATGGCTGTTCACATTCAAGAAGTTCCTATATTAATAAAACTAGGGAAACACTCCCCatgtttctttcacttaggaatCACCTATAGAATTGTTAAAATGTTACTACATTATCTCCAATTCCTTGGGGGTCATTTTAGTCTAATTAGTCTCTTGCAAGACTCCTTGACACATCTCCTAAAAGATTATTGGCTTCTTACTGGACCTCTTCCTGAGATAAACTGAGCtccaattattttttctctaagatgCAGCCATAAAGACATTTGCGTAGCATTTGATTTTAACTGTATGCGTTAAAGACAGTTTTGTCTAAGAGATTAGAGATAAAATTCTGTCCGTTAGTTGAGTTGTATTGTTTTTGACTTAATAATAAGTGAAGTAAAATTGCTACTGAAGCAATTATTGAAGGATCTCATTGTTATTATATCTTAATATCTTTCCCTAATTCCATGAGAAGTCTatgctttcttcctccttcatatTTAACAAATCATTCTTTCTGGGAGTTTTTCCTTTTGAGTGTCCTACCTATGAAGCTTCAGAACCTTCTTCTATTGCTGTGTTGAGTTTTGATTTTAAGTACTTACTGGAGAAATATACTGAGTATCTAAATAAAAGATACTATCAGGAGAACACTGGCCTTCCATTGACACACATCAATGTCTCAGTAAAGACCACAGGCAGCTTTTGAATGTGTTTTCTAAACTGTGTGACAGTGTTAATTCTTTGTCTTAAAGGTTTATCCTCTTCACTGAAAGAAATATACAATAAAAGAAACACGAACCCTgatgtaagatttcattttttgaaaa
Proteins encoded in this window:
- the LOC110582689 gene encoding succinate dehydrogenase cytochrome b560 subunit, mitochondrial-like, whose amino-acid sequence is MAALLLRHVGCHCLCAHFSPRFCIRNGSLPMAIYICHCGTGMALSTGVSLSGLLALLALGTFQSHLELVKFLCLGRSLIYTAKSALVFPLMYHTWNGIKHLVWDLGKGLKIPQLHQSGVVVSVLTGLSFSGLTAMLRAEVPITGLPINDSLTSLPMLLPSPARAKFS